From Vibrio aerogenes, a single genomic window includes:
- a CDS encoding GFA family protein produces the protein MMTMEEKTYTGSCHCGQITFHITTDFPELTTCDCSICRKKNALMVKVHESKFKLISGQEQLTEYQFHTHTAHHYFCRTCGIYPFHRKRVTPDFYGINVYCLDNFDPTGIPVRATIGAGMD, from the coding sequence ATGATGACTATGGAAGAAAAAACTTATACAGGTTCATGTCACTGCGGCCAAATTACTTTTCATATCACCACTGATTTTCCTGAACTCACAACTTGTGACTGTTCCATTTGTCGCAAAAAGAACGCACTGATGGTGAAGGTTCATGAATCAAAATTCAAACTCATCTCCGGACAAGAGCAACTGACTGAATATCAGTTTCACACCCATACCGCCCATCATTACTTTTGCAGGACCTGCGGTATTTATCCGTTTCACCGCAAGCGGGTTACGCCGGACTTTTACGGAATCAATGTATATTGTCTCGATAACTTTGACCCCACCGGTATTCCGGTCCGGGCAACAATCGGTGCCGGAATGGATTAA